In Arachis hypogaea cultivar Tifrunner chromosome 2, arahy.Tifrunner.gnm2.J5K5, whole genome shotgun sequence, a genomic segment contains:
- the LOC112748454 gene encoding delta-1-pyrroline-5-carboxylate synthase isoform X2, with translation MEPLQNGMSLFLSSNPSDLPNPNGLNYHSLSESDYLDNMDPSRTFVTKVKRLIVKVGTAVVTRSDGRLALGRLGSLCEQLKELNTQGYEVILVTSGAVGLGRQRLRYRRLANSSFADLQKPQGEFDGKACAAVGQSSLMALYDTMFSQLDVTSSQLLVNDGFFRDSGFRKQLSDTVNSLLDLRVIPIFNENDAVSTRKAPYEDSSGIFWDNDSLAGLLALELKADLLVLLSDVEGLYSGPPSDPKSKLIHTYVKEKHQGEITFGDKSRLGRGGMTAKVNAAVCAAYAGTPVIITSGYATNNIIRVLQGERIGTVFHKDAHLWSSIKEVSARDMAVAARESSRRLQVLNSEERRKILLAVADALEKNEGMIRVENEADVAAAEAAGYERSLISRLTLKPEKISSLVRSVRMLADMEEPIGQILKRTELADKLILEKISCPLGVLLVIFESRPDALVQIAALAIRSGNGLLLKGGKEARRSNAVLHKVITSVMPETVSDKLIGLVTSREEIPDLLKLDDVIDLVVPRGSNKLVSQIKESTKIPVLGHSDGICHVYVDKSADINMAKQIVRDAKTDYPAACNAMETLLVHKDLINNGGLDELVFELRREGVQLYGGPTASALLHIVETSSFHHEYSSLACTVEIVDDVYAAIDHIHQHGSAHTECIVTEDCKVAETFLRQVDSAAVFHNASTRFCDGARFGLGAEVGISTSRIHARGPVGVEGLLTNRWILRGNGQVVDGDRGMNYTHKELPLKA, from the exons ATGGAACCTTTGCAAAATGGCATGAGCCTGTTTCTTAGTAGCAACCCTTCTGATTTGCCCAATCCTAATGGCCTTAACTACCACTCACTCTCTGAATCTGACTACTTGGACAACATGGATCCTTCTAGAACCTTTGTTACCAAAGTGAAGCGTCTTATTGTTAAG GTTGGAACAGCTGTTGTTACTAGAAGTGATGGAAGATTAGCACTGGGAAGACTTGGTTCTCTCTGCGAGCAa CTTAAAGAACTAAACACACAAGGCTATGAAGTTATATTGGTGACTTCAGGTGCTGTTGGTCTTGGCCGCCAAAGGCTTAGATATCGCAGATTGGCCAATAGCAG CTTTGCTGATCTTCAAAAGCCTCAAGGTGAGTTTGATGGAAAAGCATGTGCAGCTGTTGGGCAGAGCAGTCTCATGGCTCTATATGATACCATGTTCAGCCAG CTTGATGTGACTTCTTCCCAACTTCTTGTGAATGATGGGTTTTTTAGGGATTCAGGCTTTAGAAAACAACTGTCTGACACAGTAAACTCGTTATTAGATTTAAGGGTTATCCCCATTTTCAATGAAAATGATGCTGTTAGTACCAGGAAGGCACCATATGAG GATTCATCTGGTATTTTCTGGGACAATGACAGTTTGGCGGGTCTATTAGCTCTTGAACTTAAAGCCGACCTCCTTGTTTTATTGAGTGATGTTGAGGGCCTTTATAGCGGTCCTCCAAGTGATCCGAAATCGAAGCTAATTCACACATATGTGAAAGAGAAACATCAAGGAGAAATTACTTTTGGTGATAAGTCAAGATTGGGCAGGGGTGGCATGACTGCTAAAGTTAATGCCGCCGTTTGTGCTGCTTATGCTGGCACCCCGGTGATCATAACTAG TGGCTATGCCACAAATAACATCATACGTGTGCTTCAAGGGGAACGAATAGGTACTGTCTTTCATAAAGATGCACATTTGTGGTCTAGCATAAAGGAAGTGAGTGCGCGTGACATGGCAGTTGCTGCACGGGAGAGTTCTAGACGACTTCAG GTCCTAAATTCTGAAGAAAGGAGGAAAATATTGCTGGCAGTAGCTGATGCATTGGAGAAAAATGAGGGTATGATAAGGGTTGAGAACGAGGCAGATGTTGCTGCTGCTGAGGCAGCTGGATATGAAAGATCTTTGATATCTCGTTTGACCCTAAAGCCTGAGAAG ATCTCTAGTCTTGTAAGGTCTGTCCGCATGCTGGCAGACATGGAAGAACCTATTGGTCAGATTTTGAAGAGAACTGAG CTAGCTGATAAACTCATCTTGGAGAAAATATCATGTCCATTGGGAGTACTCCTGGTTATATTTGAGTCTCGACCGGATGCCCTTGTTCAG ATAGCTGCATTGGCAATTCGAAGTGGGAATGGTTTACTTCTTAAAGGTGGAAAGGAAGCCCGGCGATCAAATGCTGTCTTACACAAG gTGATTACTTCAGTCATGCCCGAAACTGTCAGTGACAAACTTATTGGGCTTGTGACTTCAAGAGAAGAAATTCCAGATCTTCTCAAG CTGGATGATGTGATAGATCTTGTCGTCCCCAGAGGCAGTAATAAACTTGTTTCTCAAATAAAGGAGTCAACAAAAATTCCTGTTCTTGGTCATTCtg ATGGAATTTGCCATGTTTATGTTGACAAGTCTGCTGATATTAATATGGCAAAGCAGATTGTTAGGGATGCAAAGACTGATTATCCTGCAGCCTGCAATGCAATG GAAACTCTACTTGTACACAAGGATCTGATAAACAATGGTGGACTTGATGAGCTTGTTTTTGAACTTCGACGTGAAG GTGTTCAACTGTATGGTGGACCAACAGCCAGTGCCTTACTACATATTGTGGAAACAAGCTCTTTTCATCATGAGTATAGTTCACTTGCTTGCACGGTCGAAATTGTTGACGATGTATATGCTGCCATTGACCacatacatcaacatggaag TGCTCATACTGAATGCATTGTTACTGAAGACTGTAAAGTCGCCGAAACTTTCTTACGTCAAGTTGACAG TGCTGCTGTATTCCACAATGCAAGTACAAGGTTCTGTGATGGAGCAAGATTTGGGCTTGGTGCAGAG GTTGGAATCAGTACAAGTCGAATTCATGCTCGTGGTCCTGTAGGAGTTGAGGGTTTGTTAACAAACAGATG GATACTAAGAGGAAATGGTCAGGTTGTAGATGGCGATCGAGGAATGAATTACACTCATAAAGAACTGCCACTAAAAGCATAA
- the LOC112748454 gene encoding delta-1-pyrroline-5-carboxylate synthase isoform X1: MDSISPDPTRAFVKNIKRVVVKVGTAVVTRSDGRLALGRLGSLCEQLKELNTQGYEVILVTSGAVGLGRQRLRYRRLANSSFADLQKPQGEFDGKACAAVGQSSLMALYDTMFSQLDVTSSQLLVNDGFFRDSGFRKQLSDTVNSLLDLRVIPIFNENDAVSTRKAPYEDSSGIFWDNDSLAGLLALELKADLLVLLSDVEGLYSGPPSDPKSKLIHTYVKEKHQGEITFGDKSRLGRGGMTAKVNAAVCAAYAGTPVIITSGYATNNIIRVLQGERIGTVFHKDAHLWSSIKEVSARDMAVAARESSRRLQVLNSEERRKILLAVADALEKNEGMIRVENEADVAAAEAAGYERSLISRLTLKPEKISSLVRSVRMLADMEEPIGQILKRTELADKLILEKISCPLGVLLVIFESRPDALVQIAALAIRSGNGLLLKGGKEARRSNAVLHKVITSVMPETVSDKLIGLVTSREEIPDLLKLDDVIDLVVPRGSNKLVSQIKESTKIPVLGHSDGICHVYVDKSADINMAKQIVRDAKTDYPAACNAMETLLVHKDLINNGGLDELVFELRREGVQLYGGPTASALLHIVETSSFHHEYSSLACTVEIVDDVYAAIDHIHQHGSAHTECIVTEDCKVAETFLRQVDSAAVFHNASTRFCDGARFGLGAEVGISTSRIHARGPVGVEGLLTNRWILRGNGQVVDGDRGMNYTHKELPLKA; encoded by the exons ATGGACTCCATCTCCCCTGATCCCACTCGAGCTTTCGTTAAGAATATCAAACGTGTTGTCGTCAag GTTGGAACAGCTGTTGTTACTAGAAGTGATGGAAGATTAGCACTGGGAAGACTTGGTTCTCTCTGCGAGCAa CTTAAAGAACTAAACACACAAGGCTATGAAGTTATATTGGTGACTTCAGGTGCTGTTGGTCTTGGCCGCCAAAGGCTTAGATATCGCAGATTGGCCAATAGCAG CTTTGCTGATCTTCAAAAGCCTCAAGGTGAGTTTGATGGAAAAGCATGTGCAGCTGTTGGGCAGAGCAGTCTCATGGCTCTATATGATACCATGTTCAGCCAG CTTGATGTGACTTCTTCCCAACTTCTTGTGAATGATGGGTTTTTTAGGGATTCAGGCTTTAGAAAACAACTGTCTGACACAGTAAACTCGTTATTAGATTTAAGGGTTATCCCCATTTTCAATGAAAATGATGCTGTTAGTACCAGGAAGGCACCATATGAG GATTCATCTGGTATTTTCTGGGACAATGACAGTTTGGCGGGTCTATTAGCTCTTGAACTTAAAGCCGACCTCCTTGTTTTATTGAGTGATGTTGAGGGCCTTTATAGCGGTCCTCCAAGTGATCCGAAATCGAAGCTAATTCACACATATGTGAAAGAGAAACATCAAGGAGAAATTACTTTTGGTGATAAGTCAAGATTGGGCAGGGGTGGCATGACTGCTAAAGTTAATGCCGCCGTTTGTGCTGCTTATGCTGGCACCCCGGTGATCATAACTAG TGGCTATGCCACAAATAACATCATACGTGTGCTTCAAGGGGAACGAATAGGTACTGTCTTTCATAAAGATGCACATTTGTGGTCTAGCATAAAGGAAGTGAGTGCGCGTGACATGGCAGTTGCTGCACGGGAGAGTTCTAGACGACTTCAG GTCCTAAATTCTGAAGAAAGGAGGAAAATATTGCTGGCAGTAGCTGATGCATTGGAGAAAAATGAGGGTATGATAAGGGTTGAGAACGAGGCAGATGTTGCTGCTGCTGAGGCAGCTGGATATGAAAGATCTTTGATATCTCGTTTGACCCTAAAGCCTGAGAAG ATCTCTAGTCTTGTAAGGTCTGTCCGCATGCTGGCAGACATGGAAGAACCTATTGGTCAGATTTTGAAGAGAACTGAG CTAGCTGATAAACTCATCTTGGAGAAAATATCATGTCCATTGGGAGTACTCCTGGTTATATTTGAGTCTCGACCGGATGCCCTTGTTCAG ATAGCTGCATTGGCAATTCGAAGTGGGAATGGTTTACTTCTTAAAGGTGGAAAGGAAGCCCGGCGATCAAATGCTGTCTTACACAAG gTGATTACTTCAGTCATGCCCGAAACTGTCAGTGACAAACTTATTGGGCTTGTGACTTCAAGAGAAGAAATTCCAGATCTTCTCAAG CTGGATGATGTGATAGATCTTGTCGTCCCCAGAGGCAGTAATAAACTTGTTTCTCAAATAAAGGAGTCAACAAAAATTCCTGTTCTTGGTCATTCtg ATGGAATTTGCCATGTTTATGTTGACAAGTCTGCTGATATTAATATGGCAAAGCAGATTGTTAGGGATGCAAAGACTGATTATCCTGCAGCCTGCAATGCAATG GAAACTCTACTTGTACACAAGGATCTGATAAACAATGGTGGACTTGATGAGCTTGTTTTTGAACTTCGACGTGAAG GTGTTCAACTGTATGGTGGACCAACAGCCAGTGCCTTACTACATATTGTGGAAACAAGCTCTTTTCATCATGAGTATAGTTCACTTGCTTGCACGGTCGAAATTGTTGACGATGTATATGCTGCCATTGACCacatacatcaacatggaag TGCTCATACTGAATGCATTGTTACTGAAGACTGTAAAGTCGCCGAAACTTTCTTACGTCAAGTTGACAG TGCTGCTGTATTCCACAATGCAAGTACAAGGTTCTGTGATGGAGCAAGATTTGGGCTTGGTGCAGAG GTTGGAATCAGTACAAGTCGAATTCATGCTCGTGGTCCTGTAGGAGTTGAGGGTTTGTTAACAAACAGATG GATACTAAGAGGAAATGGTCAGGTTGTAGATGGCGATCGAGGAATGAATTACACTCATAAAGAACTGCCACTAAAAGCATAA